A window of Bombina bombina isolate aBomBom1 chromosome 5, aBomBom1.pri, whole genome shotgun sequence genomic DNA:
ATACACTCTAGGATGATAGAAacttccctttagataatattatcGTAAGATGGTACAATTGAAACAGCTAGCGTACTTTGGAGTATTTTATGAAACAACTTGGTCTTATGTTCCAGATTGAATTAACTCCAAATCCAGTAAGTGAGATTTTATAACGGAGTACAAAGAAAGTCATAGGCAGATCTGATGTAAGTTCGATATCCAAAGCGGTAAGTACTTACACGCACAGATGAGAGGGAGAGAAGCCTCAGGCTGCAgcagcggcactagtgtgtttgagcgcgaagtccgttcAGTGAAGGAGGCGGTGCTGAGGCGGAGCGGTCAGGTGTGAGCGTAAGCTGTCAGAATGCTGAAGACAGGAACAACCACAAGGAGGAGGCTTGAAAGAATTCCAAAACTGAATAGGAGAATCTTAATTACAAGCAATGAAGCCATGACCAAAGGCTCCTTATAAAGGGAGCTAGAGAACCAATTAAGGTACAGTGTAATAGCGAGTCAATATTTgacaatgccaaagaaatggcagatgccttctgacctttcctagaaccggaaaagataacaaatagactagaagtctttcggaaatcctagTAGCTTCAACAcactatttcaaagctctaactacatccaaagaatgcaacgacttttccttagaattcttaggagtaggacacaatgaaggaaccacaatttctctactaatgttgttagaattcacaaccttaggaaaaaatttaaaagaagttcgcaacaccgccttatcctgatgaaaaatcagaaaaggagactcacaagaaagagcagataattcagaaactcttctagcagaagagatggccaaaagaaacaaaactttccaagaaagtaatttaatgtccaatgaatgcataggttcaaacggaggagcttgaagagcccccagaaccaaattcaaactccaaggaggagaaattgacttaataacaggttttatacgagccaaagcttgtacaaaacaatgaatatcaggaatactagcaatctttctgtgaaaaagaacagaaagagcagagatttgacctttcaaggaacttgcagacaaaccttatccaaaccatcctgaagaaactgtaaaattctaggaattctaaaagaatgcaaagaaaaatgatgagaaaaacaccaagaaatgtaaattttccagactcgataatatatcttcctagatacagttttacgagcctgtaacatagtattaatcacagagtcagagaaaccatctatgactgagaatcaaacgttcaatctccataccttcaaatttaaggatttgagatcctgatggaaaaaaagggccttacgatagaaggtctggtcttaaaggatggaagataaacaaggggcgccaacatagtgtgaatcgttcaaacaacaaatataaaagtgatgtgcaaaaaactactcacaaggaaagtggcaccttaaatgaataaggtgcgataaagcaggctgacattcaaattccagcagtcagtacgctggaggtctcacccagaggacctgtggaatccagataggcgtctagaaagtagcacccacattttttagggccaatggccggaccaggtgagctgcaagctgataggtgttctcctgctgcactgtcgtttttggagaaaagtctcggtggcgtgagtgcagcaggagaacacctatcagcttgcagctcacctggtccgaccattggccctaaaaaatgtgggtgctactttctagacgcctatctggattccacaggtcctctgggtgagacctccagcgtactgactgctggaatttgaatgtcagcctgctttatcgcaccttattcatttaaggtgccactttccttgtgagtagttttttgcacatcacttttatatttgttgtttgaacgattcacactatgttggcgccccttgtttatcttccattctagacaccctgacccatcgcaccgcgggacacaagaggagcacgccaaacacctgaacacatcaccgttcacatattaggattggacacttattttttacatcacagcaatttttgggacattgataagtactttttttatatattttactaatcgccacaaatatcattgtttatctgtgatatctgattatttcaatgtatcactaatattatacacaaattgtcctgagcacttgttttacacacaatttattttcgtcattattataaatttttcacacataccaaacactgtgctgtttataacaataatttttttatttatgcatacgggtacaaacccaatcataaagtgttaggtcccactttgataacctgtgttccaagcgcatcctcttaagttttttcctcctcaggaatttctttttatatggtcttaaaggaagagtccacggttggcaagtggccgtccggacaagatccgcataccaaaacctgtgaggccatgctggagccaccagcagaataaacgaacgctcttttagaatcttggaaaaagaactagaggcggaaagatataagcaggatgatacttccaaggaagtgacaatgcatccactgcttccgcctgaggatccctggatctggacagatacctgggaagcttcttgtttagatgagaagccatgatatctatttctggaagtccccatatttgaaccatctgaagaaatacctctgggtgaagaaaccattcgcccggatgtagcgtttggcgactgagataatccgcttcccaattgtctatacctgggatatgaactccagaaattagacaggagctggattccgcccatacaagtattcgagagacttctttcatagccagaggactgtgagttcctccttgatgattgacatatgccacggctgtgacattgtccgtctggaaacaaatgaacgactctctctttagaagaggccacgactaaagagctctgaaaattgcacggagttccaaaatgttgattggtaatctcacctcctgagattcccaaaccccttgtgctgtcagaaacccccatacagctccccaacctgtcagacttgcatctgttgagatcacagtctagattggaagaacaaaagaagccccctgaactaaacgatggtggtctgtccaccacgtcagagagtgtcgaacaatcggttttaaagatattaattgagatatctttgtataatccctgcaccactggttcagcatacagagctgaagaggtcgcatgtgaaaacgagcaaaggggaacgcgtccaatgcagcagtcataagacctagaatttccatgcataaggctaccgaagggaaagattgagactgaaggtttcgacaagctgaaaccaatttcagacgtctcttgtccgtcagagacagaatcaaggacactgaatttatcaggaaacctaaaaaggttacccttgtctgaggaatcaaacgaacttttctgtaaattgatcctccaaccatgttcttgaaaaaacaacacttataaaagactggaaaggttctttctagtgaaaatgagcaaagggaattgaatccaatgctgtggccataagacctaaaacttctatgcatatatagcaactgaaggaaataatagagactaaaggtaccgatagacggaacccaataaaattatcccttgtctgattagagacaaggacagtgacacaaactatctggaaacctaaaaaaggtgacccttgtgtgaggaaacaagagcttttgaaaaaaagatcctctaactatgtcctgaagagcaagtgaatcatatgagattccgcatcctcagaaaataatctgaatgaaaacaaaaaaatgaaaacatgcatttattgtatctaatgaaaacaaataatgctatcaatgaccataaaaaggcaaaatagtttgaataaaactccaaaacccggttcttcaaaaggaactggaagaaacaccccagaagattccaggtctgagcagcgcttgaaccccatgggtgcccagccatgcttcaacagtacccaaaatatataggacagaaacacagttaaagaaagtgttagccttactggaataaaaccaaagaaatttggacaaaataaatttcaaagaagccttaacctgccccttaccagccaagctggaatacggcacgtacatcgcaaaattagggagctgatttcgaattccaaatatagacatgttacttgggaaagaactcaggaattcgttccttaataagaacaaccaaaccagtataagcttaaagttttagtcttagaactcaatcttgaagcccagagtaacagttaagaattgaatccaattataaaacaaataattgattatcttagaacaaaagaaatatggattttttttttttattttttttttttaaatcacaaaattgttctagctaaaaaagcttaaGACATAGATTaatcctcatttgcgaaaatattcaataaaatgaagacacaaatgaaattattagcatgatagaccagtttaaaggaccaggcaatacagtggacttgcataatcaataaatgcaaaacaacaagacaaatgcaacagcacctagtctagtaaatgttgtccctttaacaatgctaaaataaatcataatctgatacttgatcttaaagtaaacagagaaaatgaagcaattgcaatatccaaataaatcacaggaccaagaaaagtacctgaaactaaataattttccataaataagatacaactatctaaaggaaaataaatactattttgctatagaaacaatagcataattagtagaattagagatagccccaataaattggagaaccctccaaattgagtttaactgctggcaaagaatatagtttaaaacctttgaagaaggaataaaagaaaattctcagcctattccattccctagtatagggaattggaaagaaaacctctgaaaacacagaagaaataaataggcagaaataatgtcagctagtcttaaagaactagttaccttaatatccaaaataatcaacaccttttcaacaaaaaacaaatgtaccttaataatagaaaaataatagaaaagtagatttgttagtgtcaatatctgatgaagaaactttctgaaagagaaaaaaacataatcagagaaggataaatcagtaagttgttggtcatttgaaacttcaataattaaaaaagaagtgaaaaagacctaaaaattttattagaaggcacgaagtcagacaaagcctttaacatagaaacagaaaaatatttcttataagtcttctaaatatttcttgtaagaaaagaaaatatataaagcataaatactaatggattccgcatgtaaaagtataacataatatcttattacaaaccatagctaaagataaacatttataacattaaaaataaatgaacttagctttggtagaactgaaactcagatAAGCggttttccaaaagtggcttctgattcagagtccatttgagacatcttgcaatatgtaatagaaaaaacaacatataaagcaaaattgatcaaattccttaaatgacagtttcaggaatgggaaagaaatgccaatgaacaagcttctagcaaccagaagcaatagataatgagacttaaatattgtggagacaacaatgacgcttgaattttttagcgccaaaaaagccacccacattatttgacgcctaaatgcttttggcgccaaaaatggcgccacatccagtaacgccgacattttttggcgcaaaaacgtcaaaaaaatgacgcaacttccggcgacacgtatgacgccggaaatgacaagaacatttttgcgccaagaaagtctgcgccaagaatgacgcaataaaatgaagcattttcagcccccgcgagcctaacagcccacaggaaaaaaagtcaaattttaaggtaagaaaaaattgattattcatatgcattatcccaaatatgaaactgactgtctgaaaataaggaacgttgaacatcctgaatcaaggcaaataaatgtttaagcacatatatttagaactttatataaaagtgcccaaccatagcttagagtgtcacagaaaataagacttacttaccccaggacactcatctacatgtagtagaaagccaaaccagtactgaaacgagaatcagtagaggtaatggtatatataagagtatatcgtcgatctgaaaagggaggtaagagatgaatctctacgaccgataacagagaaggagatcattgaattcaaataggcaatactctcttcacatccctctgacattcactgcacgctgagaggaaaactgggctccaacctgctgcggagcgcatatcaacgtagaatctagcacaaacttacttcaccacctccacaggaggcaaagtttgtaaaactgatttgtgggtgtggtgaggggtgtatttataggcattttgaggtttgggaaactttgcccctcctggtaggaatgtatatcccatacgtcactagctcatggactcttgctaattacatgaaagaaataatgtgtgATACAACGTTATATAAAGATATAATACTCTAAATAATTGTATCAGTGTTGTGTATGTGTGCTGCCTATGAGTTGATACAGTGTACCCTTTGTCACTGTTAGAAATCGCAGGGTAGAGAAACAGGGTAGAGAAAAAATACACCCACTTTTTACCCATTAAAAAATAACCCACCGAATCCTGTCACACCACTaacgcctctgacgaagaagtcacgattgactttgaaacgcgtaaggatacTTGTAAGTGGGCTGACAGGCCCTGTTCAATTCGgcacacttttatttttaaaacagtaaCTTTATTTTAACTGATTCTAACAGCGCAAGGCAGCGCTTTACATGCAACATTGGATACACTGTAatagccatatttttttttttatttttttttctttaactaagaaCAATTACCTATTATTGTTATAGATCTTGTAACTATGTTATAACAATACTTAAGGTCTGCAGATAAAATAGATTGGGGCTAATTGTGTTtccaaacaaacaacaacaaaaacggaAATCACCTACAGACTTCTTATACTGTGCTAACAGCTCTGAGTCAAGACAATATACCGTCTACAGTAAAATGAaggaaaaggaaatgaaggaaaaaATATGGAAGAGGAAGTTTTTGGAAATATTTGCATTAATCCCCCTGGATCAGGTGGTGGAGGTGAAGGAGGATGAGAAGGATAATGGTAAGAAGGAGGAAGATGAGAGGAAGAAGTGGTACCGCAAGTTGCCTAAGATGTTTTTGAAATGGTCCAAGGCCTTCTGCATTTTGACCAGTGTGTTAGTGGAGAAGTTTCTGGAGCAATCCTCAGCATTATTCTGTTATTTGGAGGAGATTTTGGGGGCATATAGGATGTATAGGGGTATGGCGTGGTGGCGGTGCGACTAGAAGTTCAGGCAACAGATGGCGGTGAGGCCTGAGATGTGGTGGaatgatagggacatggggatatggctcAATATCATGACGCTTTTATAACtgtagaaagtattatttacaataacatcctttttgatgcttctattagagagtttgtcctctttgcGATAATTGTAAAAAAGGTTTGTACACTATGTATATaaagtttgtgtgtaaatatttggtgttttgtgatacctgacttcaataaaaacctttttccactttctaaacatgtgaaaggtttcttcccttgtgaatcctttcatgttttctcagatgactcttttttgtaaaactttttccacactctgtacatgtgaaaggcttttctcctgtgtgactcctttcgtgagttttcagactacttattcgtgtaaaactttttccacactctgtacatgtgaaaggcttttctcctgtgtgactcctttcatgttttctcagactactattttctgtaaaactttttccacactctgtacatgtgaaaggcttttctcctgtgtgaatccgttCATGATTTGACAGATTACTCtttactgtaaaactttttccacactctgtacatgtgaaagacttttctcctgtgtgaatcctttcatgagttttcagatgactattttctgtaaaactttttccacagtctgtgcatgtgaaaggcttttctcctgtgtgaattctttcatgttttctcagattacacttttttgtaaaactttttccacactctgtacatgtgaaaggctttccccctgtgtgaatcatttcatgaattttcagattgTACATTAGTGTAAAATGTTTTCCACACTGTACATGTGAAccgcttttctcctgtgtgaatcctttcatatTTTCtcagactacttatttgtgtaaaactttttccacactctgtacatgtaaaaggcttttctcctgtgtgactcctttcatgctttttcaggtCACTCCttactgtaaaactttttccacactctgtacatgtgaaaggcttttctcctgtgtgaatcctttcatgagttttcagataatccattcgtgtaaaactttttccacactctgtacagctAAATGGTTTCTCCTCTGTGTGGGTCCTTTCATGATCTATAAGTTTTGTCATTTGTATAAAACATTTGTCGCACTCAGGACATGTGTGTggcttctcacctgtgtgaattgtGTGGTGTTCTAGGAGATTAGACTtatatctaaagcttttctcacattctgtacatttgaaaggtctctcctttgtatgaatcatttggctagactgtagacttttctcttctttaatttttttttgaaaactcagtaaatgtttgTAGCTTATCCTCAGGGATAATTATTTCACTAGTTGAGGCATAAttcttgtcctcttgtttgatgactaaattactatctgtacataatgattgctgcccagttcttgccaattcaccatctcctttaaatatctgctgtgatttccccaatgtttgtgaatattcATTAGTGTCTAAACATGTTGGAGTCTGTGGTATCATTCTCATGCTTCCtgtagttaaaggattactttctgttataatttttaagctaaacaactaacatattaaagttaataaacattaattaaaacctactgacctatattttcttcaaaccaagtttcataacgttctaaaagttatatcttttattcgccgatgatgtcacgttatcctgcccactattttcagcactgcatgttcaaaatacttaaaccaataactttgtgtttaaagcgccattttgaaacctaggtattgtaaacggattggtacagagcaaaggatacccacagagtgggtttggaaaacaattacatttgcagacaagatttctgatatacggtagagatatgttaatgaaatgctattgataaaaagcgtatttggggtagttagttagtaacaggcatagaaaatatttacttacagtggacctttaaagggacagtctagtataaattaaactttcattattcagataggacttttaattttaatcaactttccaatttacttttatcatcaaatttgcttttttctcttggtgttcttagtttaaactaaacatatgtagactcatatgctaatttctaagcctttgagggctgcctcttatcacatgctttttaaatatcaacacaaagagacagaaagtacacgtgggccatatagagaacactgtgttcaggcacagaaagttatttaagatctagcccaatacaatgcaaaatttaagacaatagataataaacagtcacagtcatgtgatcaggggactggaagaaggttcctagatacaaggtaatcacagaggtaaaaagtacattaatataactgtgttgattatgcaaaactagggaatgggtaataaagggattatctatcttttaaaacaataacaattctatggtagactgtccctttaaggatggactattcacgtgtttgtctacataaaaagaaataaaataaaaacaaataaaaatatttattctttataatataatccatcttaataaaaaaatcatattctttaaTATGCAACAAAATGTCTtccattttgtgtttattttttaatttatttacctgtaaatcacaaattaaaaaatgatGATAACGAATGTtgcataatgttctcagccagggaacaagtacatctgtattctgggcaagagaggtggcacccaccatcctcatttaacattgcacaagcaactgcacttACAGTGCTGCACGGCTCATGCTCAAcaagttgggtgagaacatgatgtcttaattatcacagactattaatcagtgtgagatgttttcagagggtaagaagcagtgattttacaatACTTTTAAGCTTTCAGCTGTtgttgtttaatttatataaacagccaaaactttattagtttaataatatttactgcAAATTTAAGCAGACAAATCAGGagcggttctggggtggggaacactcacTGGGAACAAGGTAGTCATTTAAGTGTatttatgggtgttccatgagcaaggtcagggcaggggaaggtggagttgcaggtgttctgaatACAGAAGTCTgagggtgaggttaggcagttgttggacatgatctgtctaaaaggacagaggggagagtagtattttttaccctgATCCTCATCCCAATGagagttgctccttctttataactgtCACTGACATAAATGTtattaaagatgcagatataaatataatagtttttatttgtttaatgagtgatctattctattttcccagtaattaaagtcagcataatatctattttactcacctgacacatatgagttcatgttgataacaggctccaatgtctgtgctcaggaagaaggttctcttattcactccagttacatcaatacctgatatctctcagtgctctggccgtgtctgtaaaaagtatattaaatggtttagacagataataataaataatggttcggATTAACTGTACCTAtggtataattaaccccttaacgactgaggacgtgcagggtacgtcctcagaaaaaaggcagttaacgcctgagaacgtaccctgcacgtcctcagtgtggaaagcagctggaagcgatcctgctcgcttccagctgctttccggttattgcagtgatgcctcgatatggaggcatcctgcaataacctttttaagtcatccggtgcagagagagccactctgtggccctctctgcaccggagatcggttgctccctgcgttggtgggtgggagccggaccgggaggcgggtggcggccatcgatggccctgttgatgtgaaggggggcgggatcatgggcgggggtggctgggggcgcgcacgggcgcacgcgcgtgcacgggagggtgggggcgggcgcgtgcatggggagggagcgggtgggaaccgctacactgcagaaaatgtggaaataaaaaatattaaaaaaaatggcaaaataaaacaatcagcaaggtggtgggggtttgtctgtggggggtggggggggggataagctacactacagaaccccccccccccccaaaaaaaaaaagcactttttattgtaaactgggtactggcagacagctgccagtacccaagatggcccccaataaggcagaggggagggttagagagcggttttgggggggatcagggaggttgggggctaagggggtgatcctacacagtagcatatgtaaatatgctaaaaaaaaattcatttttttttaaaacccttttattttagtactggcagactttctgccagtacttaagatggcggggacaattgtggggtgggggagggaagggagctgtttgggagggatcagggggtgggatgtgtcagatgggaggctgatctctacactaaagctaaaatgaaccctgcaagctcactacaaactccctaattaaccctttcactgctagccataatacacgtgtgaggcgcaacaggatttagtggccttctaattaccagaaagcaacgccaaagtcatatatgtctgctatttctgaacaaaggggatcccagacaagcatttaca
This region includes:
- the LOC128661375 gene encoding oocyte zinc finger protein XlCOF6-like, with protein sequence MIHTKERPFKCTECEKSFRYKSNLLEHHTIHTGEKPHTCPECDKCFIQMTKLIDHERTHTEEKPFSCTECGKSFTRMDYLKTHERIHTGEKPFTCTECGKSFTVRSDLKKHERSHTGEKPFTCTECGKSFTQISSHLKIHEMIHTGGKPFTCTECGKSFTKKCNLRKHERIHTGEKPFTCTDCGKSFTENSHLKTHERIHTGEKSFTCTECGKSFTVKSNLSNHERIHTGEKPFTCTECGKSFTENSSLRKHERSHTGEKPFTCTECGKSFTRISSLKTHERSHTGEKPFTCTECGKSFTKKSHLRKHVIKAS